Genomic window (Streptomyces sp. RerS4):
CATGGCCGCCCTGCCCGTACCGGCCGGGGCACGGACCGCGGGCTACGGTCGGGGAGCGTCGGCGTCGGCCCGCGTGGCGGCTCGGTTGCGGAGGAGCTTCTTGTCCGGCTTGCCCGCGTCGGTCAGGGGTAGCGCGTCGACGAAGTCGATGCTCGCGGGCTCGTACATGGCGCCCTTCCTGGCCCTCACGACGGCACGCAGTTCCTCCTCGCCGACGTCGCCGCCCGGCGTACGGACCACCACCGCGTGGACGCGCTCCATGAGGTTGGCGTCCGGAACCCCGAGCACCGCGCTCTGCTGGACCTGCGGGTGGGAGTTCAGCACGTCTTCGAGTTCCGCCGTGTACACATGACCCCCGACCACCACGATCATGTCCTTCAGCCGGTCCACGATGGTGATGTAGCCGTCCGGGTCGACGAAGCCGATGTCGCCGGTGTGCAGCCAGCCGTCGCGCAGCACCTCGGCGGTGAGGTCGGGCTGCTTCCAGTAGCCCTTCATCACGTGCGGGGAGCGTACGCAGATCTCGCCGTGTTCGCCCGTGGGCAGGTGCCGTCCGTCGGCGGCGAGGACGGCGACCTCGACGCCGTCCATGGCCTTCCCGGCGGTGCGCAGCAGCTCCGGGCGTCGCGGATCGTGGTCCCGCGGGGAGAGCACGCTGATCCCGCCCGCTTCGTTCTGTCCGTAGAACTGGTTCAGTACGGGTCCGAAGCGCCGGACCGCCGCCGCGAGGCGGGCCGGGGAGGAGGCGCAGCCGCCGTAGGTGAGCATGCGCAGGCTGGAGGTGTCGGTGCGGTCGACGTCGGGGTGGTCCATCAGTTGGTAGAGGAGCGGCGGCAGCAGGAACATGTGGGTGACGCGCTCGCGCTCGACGGCGGCGAGGACGGCGCCGGCGTCGAACTCGTCCAGGAGGACGACGGTGCCGCCCCGGTGCAGGGCGGCGTCCGCCATCAGACCCGCCGCATGCGCGAGGGTGGTGCACACCAGGGCGGTGACCTGCCCTTCGTCGGACCAGTCCGGTCCGATCGACACCCCCTGTTCGAAGGTCGTGCAGATGGCCTTGGGATGGCCGGTGGTGCCACCGGTGTGACGGATGGTGCAGATGTCCTGCGGCTGCGCCGACCCCCGCAGCACGTCGGTGGACTCCTCGGCGGCGAGCCGCACCAGGTCCACCTCCGGGTCCGTGGCAGTGTCCGGGTCCGCGTCGGTGACCGGGCCGAGGAGCAGGACGCGCACCGGGGGTACCCGCCGGGCCAGGTCGGCGGCGCGCTCGCGGTGGGCGGGGTCGGCCAGCAGGACCTGGGTCTCGACGTCCCGGAGGATGTCGGCGTGCACATCGGCCGAGAGGCCGGCGTAGAGGTGGTTCACGGCGCAGCCGAGCAGCCCGGCGGCGTAGCGTGCCGCGATCGTCTCGGGAAGGTTGCCGGCGAGGAGGGTCACCGTCTGACCGCGCCTCACCCCCTGGGAGCGCAGCGCGCGGGCCATGGCGTGGACGAGGCCGCGTAGTTCGCCCGCGCTCACGCGCCGGTCCCGGTGTACGAGGGCCTCACGGTCGGGTTCCTTTTCCAGGGCGTCGAGGATCTCCTCGATGTGGCTGCGGAAGTGTGCGGTGGCGTCCATACCGATCCCCATTGGTTGACTTGGGCAACGACCCGGAGGTTAACCGTCGATGATCCACAAGCCCAAGTCGGGCGCCGACATCCAGCCAATGCCCGCCCGCACCCGCGCCCGCCCCGACGGCCCGTCGCTCCCTCCGTGAAGGGGCCGGACGGGTGGACCGGCCGCGGCGGCGTTCGCGTGCGCCGGCTGCCGTCGACGCCCGTGGAGTCTCATGGACTGCGGCCGCCCGGAAATCGGCGGGAAGAAGACGAGGACCGGCATGAACGAAGACGGACGTATCGACGTCCATCAGCACGTGATCCCGCCCGACCGCGGCCGCGCGATCGCCGACCGCGCCGCTGCCCTGGGCTGGCCGGTGCCCGCCTGGGACCGGCAGAGCGCGATCGCGATGATGGACCGCCGTTCGATCGGAACCGGGATGCTCTCGTACGCCGCTCCGCTCGGGGCTCCCGACGACCTCGACGGAGCCCGTGCCGCGGCCCGGGACGTGAACGAGTTCACCGCGGAGCTGGTAAAGGACCGGCCCGACCGGTTCGGCAACTTCGCCGTCCTCCCCCTGCCGGACGTGGACGGAGCGCTCGCCGAGGCCGCCCACGCCTTGGACGAGCTGGATGCCGACGGCGTGATGGTCTTGTCCAACGCCCACGGGCGCTACCTCGGAGACGCGGAGTTCGAGCCGCTCTGGGCCGAGCTGGACGCGCGCGCGGCGGTGGTCCTCGTCCACCCGACCGCGCCGTCCGGGGCGATGGTCCCGGGGCTGCCCAGCCCGCTGGTGGACTTCCCGTACGACACCGCCCGCACCGCCCTGCACCTGGCTGTCGCCGGTGTGCCCGGCAGGTATCCCGGGCTGAAGATGATCCTCCCCCACGCGGGTGGCTTCCTGCCGTACGCCGCCCACCGCTTCGCGGCCGCCGCTCGGCTGCGTCCCGGCACCACTCCCGAGGCCCTCTTGGCCGAGCTGCGGCGCTTCTACTTCGACACCGCGTTCTGCGCCGGCCCCGCCTCGCTGCCCTCACTCCTCGCCTTCGCCGAGCCCGGACACGTCCTGTACGGCAGCGACTTCCCCATGGTGCCCGAGGAGTGGTGCAGCGGTTACGACGACGGGCTGGACGGCTACCCGCACTGGGAAGACGGGCAGCTCCATGCGATCCACCGAGGCAACGCCGAGTCCCTCTTCCCCCGTCTCTCCCGAGCCTGACCACTCTTCGGCCGTGGTCCGCCGCGCCCGGCTCCACGCCGCCACTCCCACGCCGCCGCGAGCCTGTCCCGCGCGGTGGAGTCACTGCGCACCACCCCCTGACCGCGGTTACGTGTGAGGGGACGGCACCGGATGTCCGCTGCCGTCCCCCCACGCTGTAAGGCCGGTGCTACCAGCGGGTGGTTTCCCCGATGAAGTCGGGGATGTCGACAGCGGTGCCCCGTCGGCGGGCCTCGGCCAGGACGTGGTGTCCCACCGCCAGGTCGAGGATGCCGAGGCCGAAGGGCGAGAAGACGGTCGGCTTGGCCGGGTCCAGGGTGACCCGGCCCTGGAGCAGCGCGCCCAGCGTGCCGTCGATGAACGAGCGGCTGCCGGTGAGCTGTTCCGCCAGGTGGGGCGAGGTCTGCGCCTTGAGGCAGTGGTCGACGTCGTCCACCACGTTGTTCGTCTTCAGGAGCAGCTCGGGTTCCAGGTCGCGCAGCGAGACGTTGAGGACGACCTGTCCGGGGCGCAGCGGGGTGTCGCCGCTGACGTACGGCGTGGCCGCGGTCGTCGCGAAGACGACGAGGTCGCGGGTGAGGGCCTCGGGCAGGCTGCCGCCGGTGGCCGGCACGCCCAGGCGCTCGGTGGCGTGCGCGGTGAGGTGTCCCGCGCTGGTGGCGTCGAGGTCGTGGACGAGGACGTCCGCGATCCGTACGCCGTGGGCGTCCAGGTAGTCGAGGATGGTACGGGCGATCACCCCCGCGCCGATGAAGGAGACCCGCACCGGTCCGTCCGGCGGCAGCAGTTGGGCAGCGGCGACCGCCGCGGAGGCGGCCGTACGGGCCGCGCTGATACTGGCCGCCTCCAGGCAGGCGAGCGGGTAGCCGGTCGCGTAGTCGTTGAGCAGGAGGGTGGCCGAGGCCCGGGGCAGCCCCTGTCGGACGTTGTCGGGGAAGCTGGCGATCCACTTGATGCCGATGGTGTCGACGTCGCCGCCCAGGTAGGAGGGCAGGGCGATGACCCGGGCGTTGGGCTTCTCGGGGAAACGCAGGAAGTAGCTGTCGGGGTTCACCGACTGGCCCTTCTCATGGGCCACATAGGTCTCGGCGACGATGCGCAGGACGTCCTTGTGTGCTTCGCCGAGGATCGCGGACACCGCGGCGCCCGGAACGACGCTGAAGTGGGGCATGGGTTCTGTGTTCCTGTTCCTTGATTCGTCTTGGGGGCGGAAACGGGCGGGGCGACCGGTCACCGCGCCGACAGGGTGGTGTCCAGCGAGGCCAGCTCGGCGTACTCGGTGTACCGGTCGGCGACCCAGGGGTCGGAGTAGACGGTGTCCAGGTACTTGTCGCCCATGTCGGGGGAGATCGCGGCGATCCGCGCTCCCGACGGCAGCGCCGGTCCGAGCTGCCGCACGGCGGCCAGGACCGTCCCGGTCGAGCCGCCCGGCAGCAGCCCGTAGCGGGCGGCGACGAGCCGGCACATCGTGATGGCGTCGGCCTCCTCGATCAGCACCTTGTCGAAGGCGCCGGTGTCGCGGTAGATCTCCGGCCGCCGGCTGCTGCCCAGTCCCGGGATGAAGCGCGGCGCCGCCCGTCCGAAGGTGACCGACCCGACGGAGTCCACCGCGATGATCCGGGTGTGCGGGCTGTGGCGTGCGAAGTACTCGACGCATCCCATCAGCGTCCCGGTCGTACCCGCCCCGATGAACAGGGCGTCGATGTGACCGAGACCTTCGTGGAGCGCCCTGGCGGTCCAGTCGCGGTGGGCGCTCGCGTTCGCCGGGTTGGCGTACTGGTTGAGCCAGACCAGGTCCGCCTGCTCGGTGAGCCGCCGGCGGATGTGCTCGATCCTGGTCTGCAGGTAGCCGCCGTTGGCGTCCCGCTGGGTGACCTCGACCACCTCGGCGCCCAGGCTCTCCATCATCCGGATCGACTGCCGTGTCGCGTGGGGGTCGCTCACCACGGTCAGCGGGTACCCCTTGGCGGCGCACACGACGGCGAGGGCGACGCCGAGGTTGCCGGACGAGGACTCGATGACACGGGACCCCGGCCTCAGCGCACCGCTCTTCTCGGCGTCCTCGACCAGCGCCAAGGCCGTCTTGAGCTTGACGGAACCCGCCGGGTTCAGCCCCTCCAACTTGAGGAAGACCCGGGCGTCGTCGACGAAGCCGGGTAAGTGCAGGAACACGTCGTCCAGGACGATGTCTGCCGCACGCTCGTAGATCATGACCGACGTCCTCCCTGGCCCGTGCCCGCGGCGGCCGCGGCGAGGTGCTTCTCGACGACGGCCGCGATCCGGGACAGCGGCTCCGGGTCCGCCATGTCCAGATGGGCGCAGTCGACGTCGTGGTTCTCGATCCGGTTCACGTACGGACGCCAGCGCTCCGCGAGCGTGGCCGCCCCGGGCTCCGAGCCCGCGGTGAAGAACAGCAGATCACCGTCGAAGGGGGCGGCGGGCGGTTCCGATCCGATGCCGGCCGCGTTGCGGTACACCTCGAAGAGGGCCCGGAGCGTGGTCTCGTCCAGGCCGGAGAGGGCGGAGCCGCTCTCGGCGACCACCGAGGCCAACGGCGAGCCGCTGTCGGCGAGCACGGCGCGCAGCCGGTCGAAGGTCGGCGGCCCCTCCGTCCCCAGAACGGTCTGGTCGAGCCCGAGTTCGTAGAGGATGTACGAGACGAACTCCTCCTCGCCGGCCCGCGCCCCTTCGGCGGCCTCCGGGTGCGCGTCCATGACCGCCAGCAGGGCGACCTCCTGGCCCTGCCGGCGCAGTCGCACCGCGACCTCGTGGGCGATGCGGCCGCCCCACGACCAGCCGAGCAGATGGTAGGGGCCTTCCGGCTGCACCGAGCGGATCTGCTCGACGTAGTCCGCGGCCATCTCGGCCGTGCTGCGCGGCGCCAGGTCGGGGCGGGTGATCCCGCGGGCCTGGATGCCGTAGAGCGGCCGGTCGGCGTCGATCATCTGGACGAGCCGCGCGTAGGGCCAGGCCAGTCCGCCCGCCGGGTGGACGCAGAAGAGCGGCGGGCGGCTGCCCGTCGAGCGCAGGGGCAGCAGTACGCCGAGCCCCGCCTCCAGGTCCTCCACCCCCAGCTTGGGACCGAGGGCCGCGACGGTCGGCGCCTCGAAGAGCGCGCGGACCGGCAGTTCCACGTCCAGCACCGCGCGGATGCGCGACGCCAGCCGGATCGCCAGCAGGGAGTTGCCGCCGAGGTCGAAGAAGCTGTCGTCGATGCGGACCCGCTCGATGCCGAGGACCTCGGCGAACAGGCCGCACAGGGTCGTCTCCCGCTCGGTGCGGGGCTCCCTGCCGGCGCTGTCTCCCCCCAGGTCCGGGGCGGGCAGGGCCTTGCGGTCCAGCTTCCCGTTCGGGGTCAGGGGCAGGCTGTCCAGTACGACGACGGCGCTCGGCACCATGTGGTCCGGCAGCGACCGCGCGACATGGCGGCGCAGCGATACCGCGAGTTCCCCGGTACGGCGGGCCCGCGTCGGATCGTTGACGGCCGCCTGCCAGGGCCGGCCGGTGGCGGGCGGGAGGTACACGTCGGCCAGGGGCAGTGTCGGAACGTCCGCGCGGCCGACCGCCTCCGGGGCCTCCCGCTCCCCGGCGACCTCTCGCGTCGGCGGGTACGTACCGGTCGGCAGCACGACGGCGTCGAACGCGTCGATGGCGCCCGGTGACCAGGTGGTGTGCACCGTACGTCCGCCTTCGCGGCCCCAGGCGTGCAGCGCCTCGGGGTCCACCGCGTGGCCGGGAACGTGTGCCGACAGCGCCCGCACGTCGGCGAGCGGCGCTCCCTTGGCCAGGGCCTCGGCCGCGGCGACCTCACCGGTGAGGCGGGCGTTGGGGATCCCGGTGAGGCGTACGGGGCCGTCCTGTTCCCGGAGGCGCGCGTCGAGGGCGCCGAGGTCGGTGAGGCCCTCGGCGGCGCCCCAGGCGAGTTCCGGCAGGGCGGCGTAGGACTGCGCCGTCACGGGTGCCTTGTGGAGCACCACCTCGTAACGGTGGCGGGTCAGCTCGTTGTGCGGGGCGCCCTGCTTGAGCCGGATGTCGACCGCGCCGATCGTCCCGCCGCTCTCGGCGGCCAGCGTGGTGAAGAAGTCGGGCTCGACGACCAGTTCGCGCTCCAGGAGCGTGGCGCGCTCGACCGCCGTGGCCAGGGCCCCGGTTTCCCGCGGACCGTTCTCGGCGCGGCCCGCCTGGATCGCCGTGTGGAAGGCGCGCAGGGTCCGGGCCCGGCGCACGTCACCGATGAAGATCCGGCCGCCGGGCACCAGCAGGCCCATGGCCTGCTCGATGACCCGCCGCAGGTAGGCGCCGTTGGGGAAGTACTGCGCCACGGAGTTGATCACCACGGTGTCGTAGTGTCCGGCGGGCAGTCCGTCCGTGACGTGCGCGGGTTGGCTGCGCAGCCGAACCTTGTCGGTGAGGCCCTCCCGGCGGATGTGGGCCTCCAGCAGCAAGATCGCCGTGGGGGAAAGGTCGATGCCCGCGTACTCGTCGACGAAGTCCACCACCTTCGCCAGCAGGAGGCCCGAGCCGACGCCGATCTCCAGCACGCGGGACGGCCCGGTCTCAAGGATCCGGCGGACCACCTCGGCGCGCCACTGGCGCATCTCCTCCAGGGGGATGGGATCGCCGGTGTAGCTGGAGTCCCAGCCGCCGAAGTCCTCGCCGAAGGGGATGTCGCGTGATTCCTCGACGTCGATCGACTCGTGGACCTCAAGCCATTCGGCGAGTTGACGGCCGGTCATGGAGGCTTCGTCGGAGCTCTGTCGCCCGACATCGGCACGCGCGGCGCCATCGCCGGCAGTGCCGTCCGCGCCTTCGGCGGCCGGCACGACGTAGGCGACGACCTGGAGGCCGCCCAGCCGGTCCTCGCGGGTGACCACCGCGCCGCGGGCCACGGCCGGGTGCCGCTGCACGACGGACTCGATCTCGCCGAGCTCGACGCGGAAGCCCCGGATCTTCACCTGGTCGTCGGCCCGGCCGATGTACTCCAACTTCCCGTCGTCCAGCCGCCGCACGAGGTCGCCCGTGCGGTACATCCGCTCTCCGGGAGCCCCGAACGGGCAGGGCAGGAACCGCTCCGCGGTGAGGCCGGGACGGCCCAGGTAGCCCCGGGCGAGCCCGTCACCGGCGAGGAACAGCTCGCCCACGACGCCGCTGGGGGTCGGGGTAAGGGACGCGTCCAGGACGTACGCACGCGTGTTCCACACCGGGTCCCCGATGATCCGCGGCGCCTCCCCCTCCCGGCGGTCCGCCAGGCGGTGGTACACGGCGTCGACCGTGTACTCGGTCGGACCGTAGAAGTCGTACGCGGCCAGGCCCTCCGCGCCGGCCAGCTCGGCCCGCAGCGGTTCCCGCATCGCCTCGCCGCCGACCACCAGTACCGCGGGGCGGGCCGGGCCGGTCAGCAGCCCGGCCTCGACCAGTTGCTCGGCGAACGACGGCGTCACGTCGACCACGTCGATACGGGCCCTCGTCACGTAGTCCAGGAACAGGACGGGGTCGTACCGGCTCTCGTCGTCGAGCACGTGCAGTTCGTGCCCGTCCAGCATCCACAGCAGCCCGGCCACCGAGGCGTCGAAGGAGATCGACGCGGCGAGCGCCACCCGGAACCTCTCCCTGCCCGCCCGCGCCGTCTGCGGCCGGTAGAGCTCGGCCCGGTGGTCGTGGAAGAGGTTCACCGCGCTCCGGTGCTGGACCCCCACTCCCTTCGGCACTCCCGTGGACCCCGAGGTGTAGATGACCCACGCCAGGTTCTCCGGGTCCAGCGGCGCGGTCCGCTCCTCGTCGCGCAGGTTCTCGTCCGACAGTGCGGCAAGGGCGGACGCCGAGGCGTCGTCGTCCAGCAGCAGCAAGGGCACGCCCTCGGGCAGTGCCCCGGCGGTCGCGCCGGTCGCGAGGACCAGCACGGGGTCCGCGTCGGTCACCAGGTGCGCGATCCGGGCGGCCGGGTAGTCGGGGTCGATCGGTACGTACGCCGCGCCGGACTTCAGTACCGCCAGCACCGCGACCACCAGGTCCGTCGACCGGGGCAGGGCGAGCCCCACCAGTCGCTCGGGGCCGGCCCCGCGCTCGACGAGCAGGCGGGCGAGTCGGTTGGCCCGCCCGTCCAGCTCCGCGAAGGTCAGTTCCGTACCCGAGGCGACGGTGGCGACGGCGTCGGGGGTCAGCGCCGCCCGGGCCTCGAACAGCTCCACCAGGGTGGTGCGCGGGACGGGGCGGGTCGTGTCGTTGAACCGTTCCAGTACGCGTTCGCGCTCTTCGCGACCCAGCACGTCGACGGCGGACAACGACTGCCCGGGGTCGTCGGCGACCGCCTCGACGACGCGCACCAGCCAGCCGAGCAGGCGCTCTGCGGTGTCCCGGTCGACGACGTCTTCCTGGTGGTCGAGCCGCAGGGTGAGGGAGGCGCCGGGGAAGACCGTCAGCCCGAGCGGATAGTGCGTGGCGTCGATGCTGTAGGCGTCGGCGACACGGACCCGACCCGCGTCGTCCCGGTCGCCGCCGCGGTCACCGCCCTGGTCGCCGCCCTGCCCGTCGGCGTGCTCGGTCTCCGGTTCGGTGGGGTAGTTCTGGAAGACCATCAGCGTGTCGAACAGCGTGCCGGCGCCGGCCTCCTGCTGGATGTCGGTCAGGCCCAGGTTCTGGTGCGGGAGCAGCCGCCCCTGATCGCTCTGGAGCGCCCCGAGCAGTTCGACCAGCGGTGCGTGCGGCCGTACCCGCAGCCGGGCCGGCAGGGTGTTGATCAGGAGTCCGATCATCCGCTCGACACCCGGGATTTCGGCCGGCCGTCCCGACACCGTCACACCGAACACGATGTCCTCGCGTCCGGTGAGCCGGGCGAGGGCCATGGCCCAGGCGCCCTGGACGGCGGTGTTCAGGGTGAGGCCGTGCGCGCGGAGGCGCCGGGTCAGCCGCTCCGTCACCTCGACGCCGAGAGCGCGCTCGACCGTCGCGGGCATGCTCGGCAGGCGGCCGGCGCGCGGCGGCACCACGAGCGTGCCCTCGTCGAGCCCGGCGAGCGCCTCCTTCCAGGCGCCGCGCGCGGCGTCCCGGTCGTGTCCGGCGAGCCACGTCAGGTAGTTCTTGTACGGGACCGCGGGCGGGAGCCCGGACGCGTCCCCGTCCTGCCGGTACAGCGTCATCAGTTCGCTGATCAGCAGCGGTATGGACCAGCCGTCGAGCAGGATGTGGTGATGGGTCATCACCAGGCGCCCGCCGCGCTCCGCGTGCCGGATCAGCATGAAGCGCAGCAGCGGCGGACGGGCCAGGTCGAACCGGTCCACCTGGTCCTCGGCCATCAGCCGGGCGATCCGCGCGTCGCGCTCGGCCTCGGGCAGGTCGTGGAAATCGAAGTCCCGCAGCAGGACGTCCACCCGCGCGGGGATCAGCTGCACCGGGGCGCCCTTGCGGGTCCGCGTCCGGAAGCATGCCCGCAGGTTGGCGTGGCGCTCGAAGAGCGCGGCGATCGCCGTGCGCATCCTCGCGGCGTCCACCTCGCCCTCCAGCTCGATCACCATCTGCGGCATGTAGACGTCGACCGACTGCTTGTCGTAGAGGGAGTGGAAGAGCATGCCCTCCTGCAGCGGTGCGAGCGGGAGGATGTCGGTCAGGGCGGCTTTGTCAGCGGAGGTGTCAGTAGTCATTGGCCCACTCACTCGCAAGATCGTCGATTTCGTCCTGGCTCAGGGAGAGAAGCGTCAGATCGGACGGCGTGGGGCCGCCCGAGCCCGGCTTCCCGGTGTGTGCGACGAGGCCACCGAGCGCGGCGCACCACAGGTCGGCCAGCTCGCGGACGGCCGCTTCGCCGATCCGGCCGGCCGCCCACGCCCAGGTGGCCGTGATCCGGGGCTGGGCGAGGGGCCCGGTCGCGATCGCCGTGACCTCCAGGGCGTGCGTCGTGGCGCCGCCGGTTCCGTACGGGGCCACGCGGGCCGCGGCGCCTTCCCACGGCTCGTCCGCGAACGGACCGCGCTGGACGAAGGCGATGTGCGGCGGCGGTGTGGGGCCGGCTCCGTGGCCGGGGACGGCGCGGATCTGCTCCTTGACGCGTTTGAGGGCTTCGCCGACCGCCGGTCCGCCCGTGCGCACCTCCTCCCAGGAGGGGAGTCCCGCGTCCACCACGAGCGGCGCGGCGTCCGCCAAGGCGCCGACGGTGTGGGAGAGGTCGACGCCGGGGGCGAAGGGCCGGCGGCCGTCGTCCTCGACGTCCAGCAGCAGGGCGCCGGCCGCCTGCGCGTCGTGGCGTGCGCGCCACTGGCCGACGGCCAGCGCGAGGCCGGTCAGCAGCACGTCCCGGGGATCGGCGTTGAATGCCTCGGGCACGGTGGAGAGCAGCGGCCCCGCCAGGTCGGACGGCACGGCCACGGTCAGCTCGCCGGCCGCGCCGGCCGCGCCGTCCTCGCCCGCCGCGGTGGCCGGGAACGGCGGTCGGTGCACGGCCGGGGTCCGGGCGCGTTCGCCGGTCTCGGCCGGCGTGGCGGCGTCGGTCCCGTCCGCCGTCCGGTGCAGGGCCCATCGGCGGTACGAGGTGGTGACGGGAGGGAGGGAGATCGGCTCGCCGTGGGCGAGTGCGGCGTGGGCCGCACCCAGGTCCCGTAGCAGGATCCGCCAGGACTCCGGGTCCGCGACCAGCCGGCGGACCATCAGGAGCAGCGGGCCCGCCGCGCCGTCGGCGTGGCCTTGGACGGCGAGGAGCCACGGCCCGTCGTCGCCGTCGTCGCCGCCGGCTTGGCCGCCGGCGTCGGCGGCTTTCGCCGCTTCGGCCGCCGCCTCCAGGAGGGCGGTCTGCGACCGGGCGGCGTCCAGGCCCGAGAGGTCGACCTCGCGCAGGAGTTCGGCGGCGTCGACGGAGCCCGGCGGCCGTACCCACAGGCTCCCGTCCGGCAGTTGTCGCGACCGCAGGGCGTCGTGGTGGTCGAGCACCGCCTGCAGGGCCTGTGCGAGGTACCGGCTTCGGGGTTCCGCCGGGGCGGGCACGACGGTGTACTGCCATTCCCGCTTCCGCGTTCCGAGTCGGAGCAGGGGAGTTGTGGGCGGCACGGGGCCGAGGTTCTCCCCCGGTGCCTCGGCGGCGGAGGCGGACCGGGCGACGGGTTCCAGCAAGGGAGCGAGCGCTTCGACCCGTTGATGGGCGAAGATGTCCGCCGGCTCCAACACCCAGCCGGCCCGGTGGGCGCCGGCCGCCAGCCGGATCGCCATGACGCTGTCACCGCCGAGGTCGAAGAACCCGTCGTCGACGCCGACCCGTTCGAGCCCGAGCACGTCCGCGAAGAGGCCGCACAGCAGTTCTTCGGCCGGGGTCCGCGGAGCCGTCCCCCCTGTCGGCGCGGACGGTTCGGGAGCCGGCAGGGCCTTGCGGTCCAGCTTGCCGTTGGCGTTGAGCGGGAGGGATTCCAGGAGGACGACCGCGGCCGGTACGTAGTAGTCGGGCAGATCGGCGGCCACGTGGCGGCGCAGCTCGGCCGGGTCGGCGCAGGCGCCCGCGCGCGGGACGACGTAGGCGACGAGCCGCTTGTTGCCCGGTGTGTCCTCCCGCGCGATCACCACGCTCGACGCGACCGCCGGATGGCGGCCGAGCGCCGTCTCGACCTCGCCGGGCTCGACCCGGAATCCCCGGATCTTGACCTGCTCGTCGACGCGGCCCAGGAAGTCGAGGTTGCCGTCCGTCCGCCATCGCGCGAGGTCACCGGTCCGGTACATCCGCTCGCCCGGCTCGCCGTACGGGCAGGGCACGAACTGTCCGGCCGTCAGCCCTGGGCGACCCAGGTAGCCGCGCGCGAGCCCCGGTCCCGCGATGAACAGTTCCCCGACGGCGCCGACCGGGACCTCCCGCAGATCCTCGTCCAGGACGTACACACGGGTGTTCAGGATCGGGGCGCCGATCGGGGGCGCCGTCGTGACGCCGGCCGTGACCTCGACCGCCACCGAGTCCACGGTCGTCTCGGTGGGGCCGTAGGCGTTGAACATCCGGCGGCCGGGCGCCCATCGGGCGACGAGATCGGCGGTGAGGACGTCGCCTGCGGTGGCGATCGACTTCAGGGTGGGGTGCTCGGCCGGCGGCAGCGCGCCGAGCACCTGCGGAGGGATCGTCACGTGGGTGGCCGACGTCCGCCGGATCAACTCACCCAGCTGGTGCCCGGACAGGCAGTCGTGCGGGCGGATGACGAGGGCCGCCCCGGACGAGAGCGCCATGACCAGGTCGCCGACGGAGCAGTCGAAGTTGAAGGAGGCGAACTGGAGCACGCCGTCGCCGGCGGTGATCCCGAAGCGCTCGACGTGGTCGGCGGCCAGGCTGCCGAGCCCTCGGTGGGTCATCAGCACGCCCTTGGGCTTGCCGGTCGACCCGGACGTGAAGATCACGTACGCGGGGTGGTCCGGGAGCAGCGGTCCGGGCCG
Coding sequences:
- a CDS encoding AMP-binding protein, encoding MDATAHFRSHIEEILDALEKEPDREALVHRDRRVSAGELRGLVHAMARALRSQGVRRGQTVTLLAGNLPETIAARYAAGLLGCAVNHLYAGLSADVHADILRDVETQVLLADPAHRERAADLARRVPPVRVLLLGPVTDADPDTATDPEVDLVRLAAEESTDVLRGSAQPQDICTIRHTGGTTGHPKAICTTFEQGVSIGPDWSDEGQVTALVCTTLAHAAGLMADAALHRGGTVVLLDEFDAGAVLAAVERERVTHMFLLPPLLYQLMDHPDVDRTDTSSLRMLTYGGCASSPARLAAAVRRFGPVLNQFYGQNEAGGISVLSPRDHDPRRPELLRTAGKAMDGVEVAVLAADGRHLPTGEHGEICVRSPHVMKGYWKQPDLTAEVLRDGWLHTGDIGFVDPDGYITIVDRLKDMIVVVGGHVYTAELEDVLNSHPQVQQSAVLGVPDANLMERVHAVVVRTPGGDVGEEELRAVVRARKGAMYEPASIDFVDALPLTDAGKPDKKLLRNRAATRADADAPRP
- a CDS encoding amidohydrolase family protein, whose product is MNEDGRIDVHQHVIPPDRGRAIADRAAALGWPVPAWDRQSAIAMMDRRSIGTGMLSYAAPLGAPDDLDGARAAARDVNEFTAELVKDRPDRFGNFAVLPLPDVDGALAEAAHALDELDADGVMVLSNAHGRYLGDAEFEPLWAELDARAAVVLVHPTAPSGAMVPGLPSPLVDFPYDTARTALHLAVAGVPGRYPGLKMILPHAGGFLPYAAHRFAAAARLRPGTTPEALLAELRRFYFDTAFCAGPASLPSLLAFAEPGHVLYGSDFPMVPEEWCSGYDDGLDGYPHWEDGQLHAIHRGNAESLFPRLSRA
- the sbnB gene encoding 2,3-diaminopropionate biosynthesis protein SbnB; this translates as MPHFSVVPGAAVSAILGEAHKDVLRIVAETYVAHEKGQSVNPDSYFLRFPEKPNARVIALPSYLGGDVDTIGIKWIASFPDNVRQGLPRASATLLLNDYATGYPLACLEAASISAARTAASAAVAAAQLLPPDGPVRVSFIGAGVIARTILDYLDAHGVRIADVLVHDLDATSAGHLTAHATERLGVPATGGSLPEALTRDLVVFATTAATPYVSGDTPLRPGQVVLNVSLRDLEPELLLKTNNVVDDVDHCLKAQTSPHLAEQLTGSRSFIDGTLGALLQGRVTLDPAKPTVFSPFGLGILDLAVGHHVLAEARRRGTAVDIPDFIGETTRW
- the sbnA gene encoding 2,3-diaminopropionate biosynthesis protein SbnA — its product is MIYERAADIVLDDVFLHLPGFVDDARVFLKLEGLNPAGSVKLKTALALVEDAEKSGALRPGSRVIESSSGNLGVALAVVCAAKGYPLTVVSDPHATRQSIRMMESLGAEVVEVTQRDANGGYLQTRIEHIRRRLTEQADLVWLNQYANPANASAHRDWTARALHEGLGHIDALFIGAGTTGTLMGCVEYFARHSPHTRIIAVDSVGSVTFGRAAPRFIPGLGSSRRPEIYRDTGAFDKVLIEEADAITMCRLVAARYGLLPGGSTGTVLAAVRQLGPALPSGARIAAISPDMGDKYLDTVYSDPWVADRYTEYAELASLDTTLSAR